CGGCCTGATTGGTTACAACATATGGCAGAAGCACAAACTTTATAAGGATAGCAGTTTACTCTGCTGAACTCGGGTTTGTAGCTCCCCCAGTTGGTGGGGTTAACTTTGAATGTTAACTGACCCATCAGCGAGTGGCCTGCCCATTCCCTTAAGGGAGGAGTTGGTTTTGCTATATTGGTGCGGGAGGAGATTCCGTTGCTGGTGTTACTTACTGTAGATATATCTTTTATTTAGTAAACAAAATCGAATACATTACACTGAGTTTTGAATTTTTCCGTTATCTCGCAAGAGATTACATTTTCTTATGGATCTGTTTTGAAAGATCAAGACGTGTTCTTACCTTGGTGAGTAATAGGGTCGCCTTGAAAAGTTTGAGAAGGAAACCGTAGGTTGATGGTTAGAGTTGTCTCCTGTTGGGTGGTGTTCCTTTCTGTAGTCAATTAGTGAAAGAAGGGCTTTATGATCCCCCAACATAATCACAAAAGTAGGTAAAATTACTCTCAGGGATGTAAAAGTCGATCTTCTTAGTTAATGCTAATTATGGAGTTCCTTGTTTGAGCTTGACTGTTTTCTTGAATATGCAGGCCTTGGATAAATCCAAATACAGGGATGGTCTTCGGGCCCTCAGACGGTTCATTCCCAGGCTGGAACAAGATCTTGAGTTGCTTAGGGCACAGGCACTGCATAGAGAAACTAAACCAGAAATTCCAGTGGAAAGCCAGGAGACTGGGTCTGGAAGCGTTAATCATGGACGTAATTCCAACCAATTTATGGAGAGCTCTGCACACAACTTTGCAAATATAACAACTGGATATGAGGAGCTGGATGGGAAAGAATCAGCAATGACAGAATCAGAAATGACGTCAGACTCTGAAGGAgctttatctgatatatttgagacaGATACTGATGAggatgacaatgaagaagatgCAGCAAGGGTGAAAGAGAAGCCTAATCTTTATTTGGATGAGTTTGAAAAATTTCCAACTGTTGACAGAGAGACAGAGGATTTTGAAGAGTATGTTCGTCGGATCTCTGCAGACTCAAAGAAGACTGACCAGTCGGAGAAAGATGTGAAATTACCTGACCTTGATGAGGTCGACAGGATATTCCTAAGTGCCGGCTCActattgaagaaaaagaagactcGAAGATAAGTAATTAGTCAGGTACTTATATAAAACTTGGCAAAAAGTGTTGCAATGTTTCAATTTACAGGAACAGAAGTAGTTGTTTAAATTACACTAGATAGTGTAACTTTTCGTATGCACCACCATCATTTCCTTGTTAATCCTGTAAATTGGATAGAGATGTGTTTGTAATCTCGTTTCCCTTAGAAATTTTCACCTCTACCGTCTCAGAAATCCTGATTTGTGTTCCTGGTACTGGGAAGAGTGAGTTTCTCCTTCATGAAGTTTTAAGTTCTTTAACAAGATTCATGTCAATATTGTAACGGAGGTAGTTTTTGTTACTGTCGATAACTTTTTCTCCTGTAGGGATCTCTCAGCCGTCTCACCGAATAGTTATCCTTGGGGTTAAGGTGGTGAATGTCTTCATTGCAAGATTTTTTTTCACCGTTCGTGTCTATCACACCCTGGGTAATTTGTTATTTGACTCGGCTTTGTGAATCTGAGGATAAGGAGACCCAATTGGAAAGTTAAAATGCTAGTGAGAGTGGTGATTGCAGACTGTCTGCAACAGTGAGTTCTAAGACTGAGATAACAGTCTGCCTGCAACAGTGAGTTCTAAAACGGAGACAATGGAACAAATTTTGATCCgtgataaaaaaaacaaaaaacatatgcATTCCTCCAAAAAGcgctggcatagcagttacatgAAGGCATGGCTTTTTCGCTACCCCTTCTTACAATGTATAATCACTATCCCTTCTTACAGTGTATAATTATAATTAGTAGGCATGGTTTTTTTTCTTACAGTGTCTAATTACTTGTCGGATCATAGGATTCATAGCTATCCCCGAGTCTTTGACAAGTATATGTCTTTGCAGACCACCAGGGAATCAATCTCCATGCAAAATGAATGCCACCAACATCACAGGAGTCTAATACTACCTTTCTCAAGCACAAGAATGCATATACGCATGTTCCAAAACGGATTAACCTCAAATAGaataaaaagaagacatcctcAGTTACTAAGTCAGATCTGCGAAGAAGTCTAAAACATCATACATCAATACTCTATCGGCAGAACATTGCCCTCCTCTAATGTGTGTCAAGTGTCAACCACAAATAAATAAGTATGCTTTTATTAAATTACCAAGTCTACTTCAATCAATCAACTCTGAGTAAGGGATTCATTACATTACTTATATAATTCACAAGAAACCCATTTGCAAGTACTCATTTTCTTAAGAGCTAACTCTTCACTTCAATTTGTTTAGGTTGATGCCGAGGGATCAGAAGTCCAAGACCTTCCTTCTGGCCATCAGTTTTGATTGCGGGATTGCTGTATTTTCTAGCCAGAAATGCTGGGTTAGACGTCAACACCCTTAACTCAGATGAGTTTCTGTTTATCTCTAAAACTTCAGGTATACCATCACCACATCCTTTTGACATGCCCACGTCAATCCGAATCGCCTTATTCTCACATACACCATTAATCCCTACCTGCTGTATAGTGTGACCCATAATCATTCTTTTTGCACCAGGAATCGTTGCAAGAACATGTTCTAAAGCTGAACAATCACAATTCTTGGCCTTCTCTTCAGAAAATCTCCTCAGCCAGACCACAGAATCTCTTCCTCTAAGATAACCTGGTGAAATTCTCCCTTTCAACCCATTAACCCAATCTCTTACTTCATTGTTAATCCTCTCTAACCCATACTCTACATGGTTTTTCAACAGCCCTCCATGGACAAAAACTGAATCACCAATAACAAGAATAGTCGGATTCCCCGAAATAAATCGTCCAGAAATAGGGCCATTTGGACGCAATGCAGCAATTCTATCCCTAAATCCTTGATGAAATTCTTTCCTAATCCCAGGAAAAACATTAGGAACCCCCTTATAAATATCAttctgtttattatcaattccACTACACAAATTTTTCATAGAATTACCAATATTAAACCAACTagtccaaaccctaaattcattcAAACTAGCTGGTGTAACATACCtgaaatcaccatcaacattcaTAATCTCATGATTCCCATTCATTGTAATAATCAATCCACCAGATTTCAAAGCTTCGTGCTTTAATTTCTCAAGAAAATAAAGGATTTTGATTTCATCATCACCACGGTCAAGTACATCACCAATTTGAACAACAGTGGTATTACCACCAGTCCATCGATCAGAATCATCAATTAATCCAGCAAGTTTAAAGGATTGTTTAGATTTTTCTAAATCTCCATGAAGATCTCCAATAGCTATAAGACGATCAGGAGAAGTGTATCTAGTttgaattgaagttagggtttgttttggtttttgtgGTAAGATGAATCCACTAAAAGAGTAATCAACAAATGCATCAATGAATGATGTGAGAAGTTGAGGTACTTCTCTGCATATTGTTGCTGGCTCACTCATCTCTGCTATCTTGTTATTGAATTTCAGAGGAGAATTGGAAAAAATTGAAGTCTGACTCTGAATGTCTGACCAAGTGACGGTCAGTGAATATATTGGCAAAAAGGGGGATCCGAAGGGTTTCAAAGAAAAGGTTTTATATTTACACCTAAAAGGCAGTCGGCCCCAAATCCGTCGGCATTATGTGTGCATAGATCAGGCATCAAAAGTGAAATGCATAAACCACTCGGGGAATCAACCATACAAAGATAAACTCATTACATTCATTCAAAGTAGCAACGGTAAGGCGTTCCTACGGGGACCTGCTATCTTCAAAGTAGCAATGGTAAGGCCGGTTCCTACGAGCACTGGCTATTTTTTCCATTTGCAATGCCAGATAGCAAGGCAAACCAATCGTGCCACTATGGAAAAACAATTAAGTGATGAGATGCTAAGCGATCTTATCTACAATGTAGACGATAGAGTTTTTGTCGTTGGCGATATTGACTATACCGCTTTATATAAATAATATCGCCAACGGTTGATTACTCCCGCCTATAAATAcccacactttctaccattcctctttgcatcttctcttctttctccaGGTTTTTTTCAACAAAAATCTCCGATCCCAGTTATTTCTCTCCATATATGAGTTTGAAATAAAAAGAACAGGGAAACAGAAAAATCAAAGGATCAACCAGGATCCCAACAATGGGATTGGATTATGAGCAGAATAAAGAATTTGAGTTTGAAAACGTCAAAAAACCAGCCGGTGATGGTATACTCACTGCGTACATATTTGGTCATCCCGAGCGAGATAATTAAGTCGCTCTAAGAGGTGTGTGGTCTGAGtttaatatggtgttcaaatacattccctctattcttggtgGCTTTTATATTACAACCTGAAAACTAGAAACTGTAAGACATAAATTGTTCAAGTTATATTAGAACGATGGTGGCGGGTTTGTTTTTCTTGCCATTCAATTTTTAGATTTAGTTTTTAGTTTCATGAACATATTTAGTTTTACGAACTGATTCCATTTCATCCAACTTTAATTATGAATATATTGTTTAATTAGGAGTTACACCGTTGGGTTTCTACATGTTGACGTGAATTACATATATGAGAAATATACTTCCATTTGACAAATAAAAGTTGGAGTCGAAAGAAAGATGGGGAGAATGACTTCAATTAATGTTGACGTGAATTACATATATGAGAAATATACTTCCATTTGACAAATAAAAGTGGGAGTCGAAAGAAAGATGGGGAGAATGACTTCAATTATTCGCAAATGATTTAGAAGGAAATCCAGATTATAGAAGATCCCACGGATTAACGGTGGTGGGGTTTAATGGTTTTTTGAAACATTATGCTAGAAAAATAAATGCGAAGAAAATAGCAAATAAAACTTATTTGTTCCCTGAACATTATGAGAAGATCGAATGTGTGTTTGTTTTTTAGACAATAGGCCAGTGTCTATTTCCAAATGCTAGCTCATTAACATTATTTGTTTTTATCATAACTTTGAATGACCATCGGTCAATGTTATTCATGTACCAAATAAATCCTGAATGGTTTTAGTGAGCGATAAGAGGTAAGAACCTTTTTTTTCCCATCATTTATTTATTATATTACAAATTTTGACATGATAATACTAACTCAATAATATTgttattttcagtattggtgaTATACTTACTTACGTATTTGTGAACCTTATCTTTACAATGGTATCACCGTTTTTCTAGTCACACAGAAATATAATTATGGTAATTGGACAAACCAACAGATTTAAGATGGTCAACATGTTGATGTTGCTTAAAGGATTCAAtagttgtgtgtaacaagtaacAACATCGTTGACATGTCGTATCAGTCGATCGTTAAGTTTGAAGATGTGGAAGTCCAAAGGATGCTACAACTAAACCTTAAGCGGATTGTGTTATACAGTCTTATTTCTGAAAAGGTTGTTTGGTATATATTATGGTGAAAAATACCTTCTTCAATTGTAGGGAAGAAAGGTGAAAGTCatctgttagagtactgctcggtcgaactcgcaagttttgatatctcaagcCTGTTGTTAATGTAAGATGCACAAA
Above is a genomic segment from Papaver somniferum cultivar HN1 chromosome 10, ASM357369v1, whole genome shotgun sequence containing:
- the LOC113314990 gene encoding shewanella-like protein phosphatase 2, which codes for MSEPATICREVPQLLTSFIDAFVDYSFSGFILPQKPKQTLTSIQTRYTSPDRLIAIGDLHGDLEKSKQSFKLAGLIDDSDRWTGGNTTVVQIGDVLDRGDDEIKILYFLEKLKHEALKSGGLIITMNGNHEIMNVDGDFRYVTPASLNEFRVWTSWFNIGNSMKNLCSGIDNKQNDIYKGVPNVFPGIRKEFHQGFRDRIAALRPNGPISGRFISGNPTILVIGDSVFVHGGLLKNHVEYGLERINNEVRDWVNGLKGRISPGYLRGRDSVVWLRRFSEEKAKNCDCSALEHVLATIPGAKRMIMGHTIQQVGINGVCENKAIRIDVGMSKGCGDGIPEVLEINRNSSELRVLTSNPAFLARKYSNPAIKTDGQKEGLGLLIPRHQPKQIEVKS